GCTGCATCGCCAAGTTGGCGAATCTGTTGATTAACTTTTAGATTAAAGGTTAAGGTGTCTAAGTTGTCTATCTGTTGAATCGGTACAAAATCACTTACCGGGCAAGCACCATCAAAGGATTTAGCTCGCTCCCAGGGTAAACCTTTTGCTTTGAGTTCAGTTTGAACATCCCGCAAGGTTAAATCTAATCCAAGGCCTACACCCCAGATAGCTGAGCGCACAGGAATGGATGTCTGACTAGATAACGTTTTGCCGATCAACAAGGCTATTTCCAGCTCATTGTGACAACTGCCACGATCAGCAGGAATGTTCACGGGTTCAGATACATGGCGTAAGCTTGAGGCTGGTTTCATGAACAATAATGGCTGGGTCGGCATCTCACTATTCAATTCATGTACATGGTCTACATAATTCCGACCCACGCATACCACCTTGCCTGGGGGAAAGGGTAAGATTTCGCCATCAAAGCCACGATGATTATACATTCGTCAGTTCCTTTTTAATTCGATCGGATAGATAACTAACTGCACTTCCAAAGTAAGTGGAGCGGTTCCATCTCATCAGTGTATGAAAGTTAGAATAAACCAGATAAATGCGGCCTTTCTCATCATCCGGCATGATAAGAGACGCATCCAATGCCATGTCTGGTAAGGCCGAACCGTCGTATCGCCTAACGCCTAGTGTCTGCCACTGAGACAGGGGTTTCATTTTATTTTTGTCGAGTCCAGCCAGTGTTAAGTCAAAACCCGCCGGCAGCTTTACTTGTCGTCCCCAAGTAATTTCATCACTCCAGCCTTCTTGCTGCAAATAATTGGCAATAGATGCAAACACATCGGCAGGATTGGACCAAATATCTTTTTTACCATCACCATCAAAATCAACTGCATAGGCCAGAAAAGAAGTTGGCATGAATTGACTTTGCCCCATCGCCCCAGCCCAGGAGCCCAAAAAATCTTGTTGATTGATATGCCCTTGCTGCAAAATGGTTAAAGCCGCAAATAATTGTTTTTTGAAAAAGCTCTCACGACGCCCCTCGTAAGCCATTGTAGACAGTGCTGAGATCACCGGATAATTACCGGTAAATTTACCGAAGTTACTCTCATTGCCCCACAGCGCAACAATAAAACGAGGCTGCACGCCATATTTCTGGCCAACCTGTTCTAACAACTCACGATGCTGTGAATACAGCTCAACCCCTTGTTTAACTTTCCAATCTGGTACCCGCGTTTGTAAATAGGTATCTAAAGTGATTTTCCTCTCTGGTTGATTCTTATCCGCTTTAACTGCACGTTGATGATATTGCACCTGTGAAAATGCTTGCTCTACTAAAGCCGGACTAAAACCTTGTTGTTGTGCTTCAAATTTCAGTTGCTCAATGTATTGGACAAAGCTAGGTTTGGCCTGTTGTGCTGATAACTGAAAAACGCTCAGCCCATAGATCACTAAACTTATTATAATCACTCGCCATAATTTAGTTTGCATAATCAAAACCTTACTACCTATGCTTGTCATTTTGTTGCTGAACATGTTGTTTGAGAAGATTCTCTGTAGGTGGTGGTAATTGCAAATAAAAACCTTTGTCATTCAATTCATTGCTCAATTTTTGCTTATCAACCACACCCAAATGATCACGCTTACTCAAGGGTAATATCATCACGAAATTTGGGTGACCAAAAGTGGTCATCAGTGCTTCAGGCACTGGGCTAAAGTCATCTCGCTTTAAAACATACAAATAGGTGTCAGCTTTTCGTGAACTTTTATACACATAGACCAGCATGAACTAGCTCCCTTGATAGTGAGATAAAATAGCGTCCAGTTGGGCCGCTAGCAATGGTGCTCGCCAACCTGAGATTAAATCTGGCTGAATACCCATCTCGCGCATTTCATCTAGTTTAAGCCAATGAAACTTGAGTAACTGCTGAATTTGTTTTTTAGAACCCATCACCTCTACAGGTATGGATAACGCATCTGCCGTTTGCTGGCAGGCAGCCCTTAATTCAGCGCTGACTTTTTTGAAACCACTGTGTTCCATTAATCGTTCAATCGGTGCGGGGAATACCTCAACAGGTGAATTTTTAGCATCATTCACCATTTCTAAGATGGCGTCGCCATGAATCCGAGCTTCTTGAGGAGTCAAGCCATCTATACTAAAAAGCGCATTCTTATTAGTCGGTTGTTGGCGGGCAATTTCAACTAAATTGGATTCTCGTACCACGAAATTCAGCGCCAAATCACGCTTACGTGCTTGCTCAACCCGCCATTTAGCTAATAGTCTGAGCAGGTAAAGTTCCCGACCGGTTAATTTCCAATTATTCTTAATTCCCAAATAAGCTAGCTCAGTCGGAACCTGCAGCGTCTTTTTACGGGCCAATTGCTCCATTTCCTGGTAAACCCATTGGGTTCGACCTAAGGCTTCAATTTGTTGTTTCAAGCTTGGATATACATCGAATAGATACAATACATCATTGGCGGCATACTGGCACTGCTCCTCACTTAGCGGACGGGCCATCCAGTCGGTACGGGATTCCCCCTTATCAAGCTTAATCGCTAACATCTCTTCGATTAAATTAGCGTATCCAAGGGTAGCTCCCATGTTCAGTAAACAAGCCGCGAACTGCGTGTCAAACACAGGTTTAGGCACCACTCCAAGACTGTGCCAAAAGGTTTCTAAGTCTTCTGAACACGAATGTAAGACTTTCACCACCTTTTCATCACTTAACAGCGCCACTAGTGGTCCAAAATCTGTGATATCCAAGGGGTCGATTAACGCCAGTGTTACGCCATCAAATATTTGAATAAGGCCTAAACGGGGGTATAAGGTGCGCGTTCTAACAAATTCAGTGTCAACGGCTATGGCGTCACTTTGCTGGGCTTGAGCACAGAATTCGTGCAATTTTTGGTCTGTGGTAATAAGTGTGTAATGCATAGATTTATTAAACGGTCCGGAAATAAAAAGCCGACATCAGTCGGCTTTAGCAAAAATAAGGAGGTCAGATGTTTACCGACATTAATTGCGCAACTCTTTACGTAATATCTTACCAACATTTGACTTAGGAAGCTCGTCTCTGAACTCAACAAATTTAGGAACTTTGTAGCCGGTCAAATGTAGTCGACAGTGATCAATTAATGCTTTTTCGGTTAATGATTCAGATTTACGTACCACAAATAGCTTAACCGCTTCACCAGACGACTCGTGGGGCACACCGACCGCAGCCACTTCAATAACATCCTCATGCATGGCGGCAACTTCTTCGACTTCATTGGGAAAGACATTAAAGCCTGAGACCAGGATCATATCTTTTTTGCGGTCTACAATATAAAAATACCCCTGCTCATCTACAGTCGCAATATCCCCTGTGGCCAACCAACCATCTTGCATAATTTCAGCGGTGGCTTCCGGACGATTCAAATACCCTTTCATCACCTGCGGACCTTTGACATACATCTCACCAGGTTTACCAGCTTCGACTTCATTACCGTCATCATCACACAATTTGATATCCGTTGAAGACACCGGCATGCCGATAGAGCCTTTGTACTTTTCTAGCTGCGGAGGGTTCACTGTTACCACGGGACTGCACTCAGTAAGACCATAACCTTCAAGTAATACTTTACCCGTCACTTTCTCCCATTTTTCGGCAACCGGTCGTTGCACTGCCATACCACCACCCAAGGCAAACTTAAAATTGCTAAAATCCAATTCTTTGAATCCTGGCGTGTTTAGCAAGCCATTGAACAATGTATTCACACCCGTCATTACCGTAAATGGGTAACTGGTCATCTCTTTTACAAAACCATCCATGTCGCGAGGATTAGTGATTAATAAGCTAGGACAGCCAAATTTCACGAAGGTCAAGCAGTTCGCCTGCAATGCAAAGATATGATATAGCGGCAGTGCCGTTACTACCAACTCTTTACCAGGTTCAATGACAGTCTCAAGAATCGAGGAAATTTGCTCTAAGTTGGCCACCATATTTCGATGAGTCAACATCGCGCCTTTCGATACACCAGTAGTACCGCCGGTATACTGTAAGAAGGCGATATCATCATTATTGATATCTGGCCGGGTATAAGGCAAGGAAGCGCCCTGCTTAACGGCAGCCATAAATGATTCAGCACCATCGATGCTAAAATTAGGTACCATTTTCTTGATGTATTTAACTGCAAAGTTCATCACCCAGCGCTTTGGGGCGGGCAGCATATCTGCAATTTGGGTCAATAAAACTTTTTGAATAGGGGTGTCTTTGATCACATCAGCTAGGGTGCAAGCAAAGTTCTCGATAATCACAATCCCTTTCGCATTCGAATCGCTTAATTGATGCTTTAACTCCCTAGCGGTGTAGAGCGGGTTAACATTCACCACCGTCATACCGGCCCGCAGGATGCCGAATAAAGCAATCGGATATTGGATTATATTCGGCATCATAATCGCAACGGGATCACCTTTTTGTAGTCCTGCATTTTGCAGGTAGGCAGCAAATTGTTTGGACAATCGATCGAGTTCTGCGAAATTGATGCTGTGCCCAAAATTGATAAAGGCTGTATTATTCGCATACTTGCTGACTGACTGTTCAAAGATATCCACTACTGAGGAGTAGTGATCAGGGTCAATTTCAGCCGGTACGCGTGAGTCGTAATGCTCTAACCAAATTTTTTCCACTTTGCCTCCATGGGCTTGTGATCTTCTTTGCGGGGTAAATTTTTAGTTTAATCACTGCAAGATTAACCCAAGTTGGGGTTAATTATTAACAGCTTGGACCAGTTATGTTAACCAATGATGCGCGAAAGATAAACATATCGATCGGAATAAGCCTTCATTCGCTGAAAAGCTAGACAATCAGACCAAAAACCCTCTCTTTTGGGGATGAATTTTAGCCTATTCGACACCATTCGAATTATTCTGTAAAAAGCTTTCGATATGTTGTGCAATTTGTTTGGGGTGATCCATATGCAGATGGTGGCCACCGGGACTAGTAACATGGGTGAGGTGTTGGACCCATCCCAAACGTTCTTTGACCTTCTCACGCATCACTTCGTAACCTTCAGTTCCCATAATCGCAAGCGTGGGGCACTGAATGTTCTGCATAAAGTGCTGCGCTTGATCATCCGTAACCCGCAAAGAGGAAATCGTCCTTAACCGTCGGTCAGTGCGAAACCGCAGTTCACCGTCTTGTTCATACAAGTTTCGATTGACTAATAACTCTGCCGCTTCACAACTAAGATCGCCCGCCTTGGCTCGCGCTTTGACGACGGCATCATAACTTTTTGGATGTTTTGCTTCTCTGGCTTGTAATTGCAGACGACTCTCTATGGATTCACGCATTTGTTCAGGACTGCTCTGAGCTGTTTTGGTCAAAGGCCCGAAAGACTCAATAGTAATATAATGACTGACATATTCAGGAAAACTGCTGGTGTACATCGACCCCACAATCCCGCCCATCGAATGACCTAAAAGAATAAACGACTTAAACCCTTGGGTGACGACCAATTCATGCAAATCATGAACGAAATCAATTTGGTGATAATGGGCATCGGCACTGCGGTGGCTCGATAATCCGTGGCCCGCAAAATCAATAGCGATAACCTGATAGTCTGAGAGGTATTTTGCTAACGGGCTGAAACTAGCCGCATTATCCAACCATCCATGCAAGGCTAAAATAAGCGGCTTGCCTACATTGCCATTAGTTAATCCAGATAATTGAATATTGGCCAAAGAAAATTTTACATCATGCATACCGAGCTCCATATTAACCGCTATATGCTCATGCAATGGACACAAAAAAGCGGCATCAGTTTGCCGCTTTTGTACCACCTTATGCCGCTTAGCGGAAATTACCTGCCGTGATAATGGACCATACTCATCGGTGATAATATCCTGTAGGATTGATTTTCACGGCTCTTTGCGGCTGTCGATATCTCGATTATTGATATTTTTAGCCGGCCGATTATTGACTGGTAGAGCCGCACCTTGAGTTTGGCGTTGACCACCTCGGATGATGATCCTTTGATGATATGGTCGATATGGGAAGCCCCAATAAGACTGATAGGGCCACATATGAATGGTACTGACTTCAACTCGTTCAATCTCTTTCCACAAATGGTAACCTGTAGATTGTAAAGTTGGGAATACGTACTTATGCTCACCTACCGTGCCCTCTTCGACACCAATAAGCTTGCCTGCTACGGTTACCGCCCGGCCTTTTTGGAATACCATAGGATCTAAAAATCCGTCAACATAGACCCTGAATCGACCTATACTCTGGTCTGAAATAATTGGTCTCCCATAAGTTCTTAACGGATAGTGTAAGATTTCCAACATAGTGGCATCAGGCAGATTCTCTATTTGCGCGATAACACCGCCCCAACGGGCCATCTTATCTAAATTTCCTTCAGGGTCTGCGGACGCTTTTTCGTAGGAGAGAAGCTCAACATTTTTATCAACCTGAACACTCTCTGGCACAGATACGCACCCTGACAATAATATTACGGCAAACAACGCCGCTATCTTAGCTTGCATGTTGGAACCTCTTGTTAAATTTGCTACCTAGTATGGGTACGCTGTTAGTTAATTTATAGCTCAATCAAGCCGAACTTAACCCCAGATTTCATTCATTTTGAATAACAGATACTATGTATTTAAGCTAACAGAAGTTGACTGAATAGCAACAAAATTGCGCTGAATAACACGAGCCTAAATTATCAGGCGTTACACGAAAGTATCAACACCAAATAACGATTGAATCTCGTCTCGCTGTTCATGTTTGGCTAGGGATTGATAAGTATCTATGGCTTTAGTAGCGCGATAATCAGAATACTCAACTTTGTCCTGTTGCTGTTGAGAGTAACGTTCAACATCCGCCAACGCCTCAGGGTTATTTTGACGAACAACCGTCTGCGCACCAGCTGGCCTGCCGCTGCCCGGCTGATTTGGTTGCTGTTGAGGGTCAACCGGTTTTCGCGGCTCCCTCACCTTCGGCGTTATCGTTAGTTGGTTTTGCAGTGCAACTAACGGGCTGTCAATTTCCAATCAATTAAGACCTTTAAATTATTCTTGTGATAATTCTGTTGAATGTCTGTCGTTACCAACCGTTAAACTTTGCAAGTTTCATGCTCATTGTTGAAATTAGCTCATACAAATCGCGACGACAGTGCCACTAGTTTCGCTGTTTGCTACTCTCTACCGGGCAGCTTTTTCCAAGTTACCTTGTCTCGCAAATAGACAGGTTGGATATTTTCACAATCAAATACTTCCCCAAGGGCTATGTGTCTACTGGCTAACTGAAGCATGTATGCTGCGTTTGGATACAGCACCTGTGCCGCACCTATTTGTGCCACGAGCGGGCTAAACGCCGGATAAGCTTGCCATCCCGTTCCCGCCAGTTTATCGGGTAATTCGGTTAATAGCTGCAAAGCTTGCTCTGGTGCCAACACCTGCTCAATGCCATCCAACACGGCGAGACCATTTCGATTAATAAACTGTCCGAAATAGACCTCATCCATACGAGCATCAATGGCTACTGCAATCCGCTCAGCCCCTTCAGTGTCTATAACTTGCTGGGCCATAGTAGCTAAAGTAGACACCCCAACGACTTTAAGTTCAGTTCCTAGAGATAATCCTTGGATCATCCCAGTGGCAATACGAACCCCAGTGAAACTGCCGGGACCCCGTCCGAAAACCAAGTAATCAAAGTCTTTTAAGCTAGATTGGTGAGTTTTCAGTAACTGGTCTACCATAGGTAGTATTTTCTGGCTATGTTGTTGAGGACACACCTCGAAGAGGCTGTGCACCTGCTGATTAATTTTTATCGCAGCAGAGCAGGCTTCGGTTGCGGTATCAAGTGCTAGTAAATTCATGGTTGCTCATTCTGTTTTTGGATATCCTGCAAAAAATCCATCGCTAAATCAATATCCCGAGTTCGTTTCATTGGCGGTAAGCTGGATAAAAATGTCTTTGCGTAATCTTTAGTGATTAATCGATTATCACAAATCACCAGCACTCCTCGATCCGTTTCATCACGGATCAATCGACCCGCTCCCTGCTTGAGTGAAATCACCGCCTGTGGAATTTGAATCTGAGCGAAGGGGTTGGCGCCAGATTTTCGACAATCTTCTATTCTAGCTTGCAGCAGCGGGTCGTCCGGTGCCGCAAAGGGCAACTTGTCAATCATTACACAGGTGAGATCATCACCCCGCACATCGACGCCTTCCCAAAATGCACCGGTTCCGAGTAACACTGCCTGTTTATTATTTACATATTCTTCGAGCAGCGCACGCTTAGTAGTTGTGCCTTGGACTAAAATCGGGTTATCGATTCGATCAGGTAGTTTCTCCGCTATTTCTTTTAGCATTGCATGTGATGTAAACAACAAGAAACACCGGCCATCACTGGCTGCAATTAATTTTATCGCGACCTCTAACAAGGTCTTTTTCATTTCCCAACTACTGGGCTCAGGTAAATAGCGCGGCACACATAATATTGCCTGCTTTTGATAGTCAAAAGGACTGTCCAACGCCAAAGTTTGTGCATCATGCAAGCCCATTAGACGTTGAAAATGTGAGAATCCGCCATCAACCATTAAGGTCGCAGAGGTAAACACCCATGTTCGCTTGGGCTCTTCGATAAAACTGGCAAAGCGTTTGGCAATCGATAACGGTGTGAGGTGAAGCACAATATGTTTAGGTGTGGTTTCATACCATAAACTCACACCAGCTTGATTTGTGTCGGTTAACACAGCCAATTTAGACTTAGCATGGGTAACCCGTTCAAATAAGGTATCCAACTCTTTTTCTCTGCCCAAATGGATTTTGACCACCTCGTATAATACTCCAAGGGACTCATCCAACTTGCTCATTTGGGTTTGAATTTCCGCTCTGGCTAACATATTTCGCCAATTGCCTTTTTCTGGCGTAACGGGAAAAAGAATACGCAGATCAGCAGCGATCAGCCGGCATTTTTCCGCGGCCTTCACCAATTGGTCGGCATCTTTAAGCACAGTGCGCTTGACGATGTCGATATCTCGGGCCAAATCGGATATTTGCCGGCTTGAAAGCGCTTCACCAAAATATTCACTGGCGATATCAGGTATCTGATGGGCTTCATCAAAGATGACGATATCCGCGTCAGGTATGAGTTCTCCGAAACCTGTATCTTTGAGAGCCATATCAGCGAAAAATAAATGATGATTCACCACTACGATATCAGCCTCAAGGGCTTTTTTTCTGGCTTTGACTAAGTAACAGTCTTCATAATCAGGACAATCTTTACCTAGACAGTTGTCCACTGTCGAGGTTACCAAGGGGATTACTCTGGCATCTTCAGCAAGAGACTTTAGCTCACCAATATCACCACTGCGGGTGGCAGATGCCCATTGTCTCACTTGAGTAAGTTCATTTAACGTTTGTTTTTCCAATAAGGTGCTGTTACCGCTATGTTGACTCAAACGGTGCAAGCACAAGTAATTGGAGCGACCTTTGAGCAAAGCAGCCTGTCGATTACTGGCTAAGGCTTTAGTCAACAAGGGCAAATCGCGATGAAAAAGTTGCTCTTGTAAATTCTTGGTACCGGTGGAAATAATAGCCTTTTTATCACTGACCATCACGGGAGCAAGGTAAGCGAATGTTTTACCTGTACCCGTACCCGCCTCGACAATCAACGGGCTTTTTTGCAGAATAGCCGTTTCAATGGCTTGCGACATTTCAACTTGCGCTTTGCGGGGACTAAAACCAGCTATAGCAACGGATAACAGGCCATCTTGGGCAAATAATTCGGTAACCTTGGACATTAAATAGACCTGTATTGGTTGATCGATAGACTAGAATCGTAATAGGCTTAGAGATTGATAATGACGCACTGAAAGTGTACGAGTGTAATCAATGAGTATGCCAAAAAAACCCTAAAATATCAGCATTAATGATCAAAAATACTTGAACATATGTATATTTTATAAGCGGTTAGTTGCACTTGGGCTTGGCAATAGCATGGACTTTCATCTAAGGTATCCATTCTGCTTAGTTAAATTACATAATGAGGTAACAATGTTTTTAGTTTGGAGCACTCAGTTTTGAAGTTGACTTTCAGCCTTGGGCTTTTCCTTATGCTACTGTGGTTATTACTCTCTGGCCACTTCAACATATTGTTTATCAGCTTTGGCATAGTCTCAGTGCTATTTGTGTTGCTGATGGCCAGACGGATGGAGCTTATCGACCATGAAAGTCATCCGATTACTATGGCCGCTCAACTGCTGTGGTTCTGGTTGGTTTTGGCCAAAAAAATCTTCACTGCGAATATCGATGTGACCCTGCGAATATTAGGCGTCAAACCTATTAACCCCCAATTGATCAAGATACCATTAGAACAATCATCAGATCTAACCAAAGCCATTTACGCCAATGCTATTACCCTCACTCCTGGCTCCGCCAGTTTACATATCGAAGACGGTTATTTGTATGTCCATACTATTAGCGAGGAAGGGGCGCAAGCTTTGCTAGAGGGTGAGATAGCAAAATTGATCCCGCTGGACAAAAATAATCAAGCAGGAGAAAACCAGTGAGTCAACTTTTTATAGCGGCAGCATTGGCAATCATGGTGACAATGGCGTTAGCCTTAGCCCGAGCATTATTGGGACCTACAGTATTTGACCGGATCTTAGCGGTAAACATGTTCGGTACCAAAGCTGTATTGTTGGTGGCGGTTTTCGCCTTTATCTCAGGCCGCCCAGACGTACTAGATATCGCCTTACTCTACTCGTTGTTGAATTTTATAGGCGTTGTGGCGGCACTGCGTTTGGTCCAGCGCAACAAGGAATATGCCGACCCTCATCCAGAACAGGAAGACACTCCTGCTATGCAGCCTCAATTTGACGCAGAACAAGCTAAGAGTGGTGTTGAACCATCTAAGGAAAGTCAATGATCTTAATAATAGCGGATGTTTTGACCTGTATTTTTGTTAGTTTAGGATGCCTGCTTGGCATAATCGGTGGCATCGGCATGCACCGCTTGAACGATTTTTACAGCCGCCTTCATGCCGTTGGGGTGACTGACACGCTTTGTAGTTTTTTAATCCTCACCGGCTTAGCATTTCAAAGTGGCCTTTCTCTGGTAACTGTCAAATTACTACTGGTATTTATGTTTTTATTTTTTACCAGCCCCACAGCTTCATTCTCACTCGCAAACAATGCTTGGAATTGGGGATTGAAACCGCAAAATAACGGTAAAAACCTTCCCTGTAGTAACGAAAATGAGGAGCAGTGATGATAAGTCTCATAATCGACATTGTGTTGTTGTTGTTTCTGTTGGTGATGGCCATCTCAATTCTTCAAGTCAGAAATTTATTTGCGGTAGCCATGATGTTTGGCTTGTACAGCTTACTGGTTGCAGGTTTGTTCATGGTGTTAGATGCACCTGATGTAGCCTTTACAGAAGCTGCTGTGGGTACCGGAATTGCCACAGTTTTAATGCTAGCCACCCTAGCTGTTACCCATGATACACACGAGAAAAAACGGCCTAAATTAGCTTTAGGCCCCTTGTTTATCGTGCTTGTTACCGGAGGATTACTATTTTACGGCACTCACAATATGGGCAACTTAGGCGATCAAGAATCGCCAGTACATACCCAAGTGGCTAAACGATATATCGAAAAGGGCCAGCAAGACACTGGGGTACCCAATTTGGTTACAGCGGTTTTAGCCAGCTATCGGGGATTCGATACTCTAGGTGAGGTTACCGTTGTATTCACTGCTGGGATAGGTGTGCTTTTACTGCTTAGGCGCAAACAAAAACCCAGAGTAAAAGGAGTTAAAGGTGGTTGATAACTTAATTCTTCGGGTCATCGCCAAAGTGCTAATTCCCGTTATCATGCTGTTTGCCTTGTATGTTCAATTTCATGGCGACTATAGTCCTGGTGGTGGTTTCCAAGCCGGGGTTATCTTCAGCTCGGCGATGTTGCTATATGCATTAGTATTTGGCTTAGATGCTGCAGCCAAAATATTGACAGATAAAGCCCTAGTTATTACGGCTAGCCTAGGAGTGCTTTTGTATGCTGGTACTGGCGTTGCATCACTAATATTGGGAGGTACATATTTAGATTACGGCGTCCTAGCCTCGACCCCCTTAGCAGGTCAGCATATAGGTATCATTGTGATTGAATTAGGCGTAGGTCTGACAGTGGCCGCAATTATGGTGCTGATATTCTTTACTTTTGCAAGAAGGACACGGGCAGTATGATGGAATATGTATTAGGTCATATCAATTATTGGATCATAATTTTACTCATGATGACCGGCCTCTACACCATGATGAGTAAGCCAAACCTAATTAAAAAAATGGCCGGTTTGAGTGTATTCCAAACTGGCGTAATTCTACTTTACATCAGTCTAGGCAAAGTCACCGGCGGTACCGCTCCCATTATAGCTGACGGATTTGATATCTATTCCAATCCCCTCCCCCAAGTGCTGATGTTAACTGCCATTGTTGTCGGCGTTGCCACCACAGCACTGGGTTTTGCACTGATAGTGCGGATCAAAGAGGCATATGGGACCATTGAAGAAGATGAATTAGAAAAAATGGACGGCGAAGTATGATAGAACAAAATCTGACGATTTTGATGGTGGTCGTACCCTTAATGTGTGCGCCTATCACTGCAATGTTAAATCGAGCCTATATTGGGTGGCTGATTACGCTTCTCGTCACAACAAGCTGCTTTGTGATGTCGATTATTTTGCTGTTGGGGTTATCCGATGGCACTGTTATACATTATGAGTTAGGAGGTTGGGCACCGCCTTGGGGAATCGAATATCGTTTAGACTCAGTTAACGGCCTAGTTGCACTTATTGTTTCTGGGATCGGTATGTTGACCTCCATATATGCTAAACGATCCGTTGAGGTTGAGATCGAAAGCCACCAAATTCCATTATTCTACACAGCGTTCCAATTGTGCTTTTTGGGGCTACTAGGTATTTGCTTAACCGGTGACATATTCAATCTTTTCGTTTTTTTAGAGATTTCATCCTTAGCATCTTATGCACTCATTGCCTTAGGTAATAATCGAAAAGCGCTTACTGCATCCTTTCACTATTTGGTGCTGGGGACCTTGGGCGCAACGTTTTTCCTGATCGGTATCGGACTTGCTTATGCTGCTACCGGCACGTTAAACATGGCAGATTTATCCAGCGGACTCGTCGCTGCTAGTGATATACGCTTAGTCCACACGGCCTTCGCCTTTATTATAGTGGGAATGGCGCTCAAGGCCGCCATTTATCCGCTACATCTTTGGTTACCTAATGCCTACAGCTATGCACCATCTGTAGTCAGTATTTTTCTGTGTGCTACGGCCACCAAAGTTGCCATATACGTAATAATCCGCTGTCTTTTCAATGTGTTTTCAATTGATTATGTATTATCTACGCTGCTACCAGAGGTTCTAGTAGTAGTCGGTGCTGTGGCAATTCTCTATGGCTCAGTAAGAGCCATAGGTCAAAACGGTATGCGCAAGATGCTAGCTTATTCCAGTGTGGCTCAAATCGGTTATATGGTTATGGGAATTGGTTTCTTTAGTCGCAGTGGTTTGACCGCCAGCCTGTTACATTTATTCAATCATGCCCTGATGAAGGCCGCGCTTTTTATGGCTGCAGGACTTTTTATCTACCGAGTAAATACCGCGACCTATGAAAACTTGAAAGGCATGGGCAAAGAGATGCCTTGGACGTTTGCCGCTATGTTGATTGCTGCAATGAGCCTTATCGGTGTGCCTGGCACTGTCGGTTTCGTCAGTAAATGGCAGTTGCTCCAAGCGGCTATTGAACAACAGCAGTGGGCCATGTTGGTGATCATAATTATAGGCTCCTTGCTAGCTATCATTTACATGTGGAAATTAATCGAAGTCTTATATTTTCAGCAACAAAGTAAGATCAGAATTCAGGATGTACAATCAGGTAGTGAACGCTTTAGCCACTCCCCATTGAGTATGACAGCTGCACT
Above is a window of Aliiglaciecola sp. LCG003 DNA encoding:
- a CDS encoding monovalent cation/H+ antiporter subunit D family protein gives rise to the protein MIEQNLTILMVVVPLMCAPITAMLNRAYIGWLITLLVTTSCFVMSIILLLGLSDGTVIHYELGGWAPPWGIEYRLDSVNGLVALIVSGIGMLTSIYAKRSVEVEIESHQIPLFYTAFQLCFLGLLGICLTGDIFNLFVFLEISSLASYALIALGNNRKALTASFHYLVLGTLGATFFLIGIGLAYAATGTLNMADLSSGLVAASDIRLVHTAFAFIIVGMALKAAIYPLHLWLPNAYSYAPSVVSIFLCATATKVAIYVIIRCLFNVFSIDYVLSTLLPEVLVVVGAVAILYGSVRAIGQNGMRKMLAYSSVAQIGYMVMGIGFFSRSGLTASLLHLFNHALMKAALFMAAGLFIYRVNTATYENLKGMGKEMPWTFAAMLIAAMSLIGVPGTVGFVSKWQLLQAAIEQQQWAMLVIIIIGSLLAIIYMWKLIEVLYFQQQSKIRIQDVQSGSERFSHSPLSMTAALWILSGMCIYFGIFTDFSMQTAHSAVDLLFAGHRGQG
- a CDS encoding cation:proton antiporter subunit C: MMEYVLGHINYWIIILLMMTGLYTMMSKPNLIKKMAGLSVFQTGVILLYISLGKVTGGTAPIIADGFDIYSNPLPQVLMLTAIVVGVATTALGFALIVRIKEAYGTIEEDELEKMDGEV
- a CDS encoding Na(+)/H(+) antiporter subunit B; its protein translation is MVDNLILRVIAKVLIPVIMLFALYVQFHGDYSPGGGFQAGVIFSSAMLLYALVFGLDAAAKILTDKALVITASLGVLLYAGTGVASLILGGTYLDYGVLASTPLAGQHIGIIVIELGVGLTVAAIMVLIFFTFARRTRAV